The genomic region CGCCCCCCTGGCCACTTTCAATGTCTCTGCGCGCTGGCACACGCCTTGCTCGCGGCGCACTCGTTCTTGCCGAGGTCCAGCTCGCGCGCACGCTCCTCGTCGATTTGCAACCAGGCCAGGTTGACCTTGCGAATTTCCTGGTATATGGCAGGGGCCTCGCGCTGGTTTTCTTCCAGGAAGCGGACGAAGTCGGCCTCCGACTGCAAGCGCAGAGCTGCGTTGGTCTGGCGAATCGCCCCCAGCGTGCCGGCGACCAGGCCATCGGCCCGGACCTCCTCCAGGCCTGCGTAGTGGGCTGGCAGCACCAAGACGTCGTCGCCCAGCCTGGCCAGTTCGCCCCCTGGTCCCAGCGTCCGATACAGCATCCGCCCCCACTCCTGGAGCTTGCCCCCCAGGTCGGGACGTCCGATCGAGGCCACGAAGAGCGTGTCGCCGCTGATCAGAAAGCGTCCGTCGATCAGCAGGGAGGCGCTGCCGGGCGTGTGCCCCGGTGTGTACAGGGGCATCAGGGTGATCGCCGTGTTACCCAGCATGATGGTCTCGCCGGCCTGAATCGCCCGATAGTCGAACTTCGCGCCCTCGGCATCATGCGCGTCGATCAGATAGGTCGCTCCGGTGGCCTCTGCCAGACGCTGGCCACCCGAAATGTGGTCCGCGTGCAAGTGGGTGTCGAAGACGTGGGTGATGCGGGCCCCCAGTCGCTGGGCGATCGCCTGATACGCGTCCACGTGTCGATGAGGGTCGATCACGAGGGCCTGACCGCCATCCGCCACCACGTAGGCCAGACAGCCCTTCCCGACACGCTTGAGTTGCTTCACCACCAGGGAGGTCCCGGTCGGCACATCGACCTCGACCAGCAGATCGCCCCAGGCACTCATGCCGCCCTCCAGGTTGCTCACGTGGAAGCCTCGCTCCCGCAACAGGTCAGCCACGAA from Candidatus Sericytochromatia bacterium harbors:
- a CDS encoding MBL fold metallo-hydrolase, with amino-acid sequence MTLFNNQSVVTTQQLHDALEHGHTAFVLLDVRNAEEFASWRIEGRHAPAAVRHIPYFDFLEDEAAAVAALEADRALPIVVVCAKGGSSEFVADLLRERGFHVSNLEGGMSAWGDLLVEVDVPTGTSLVVKQLKRVGKGCLAYVVADGGQALVIDPHRHVDAYQAIAQRLGARITHVFDTHLHADHISGGQRLAEATGATYLIDAHDAEGAKFDYRAIQAGETIMLGNTAITLMPLYTPGHTPGSASLLIDGRFLISGDTLFVASIGRPDLGGKLQEWGRMLYRTLGPGGELARLGDDVLVLPAHYAGLEEVRADGLVAGTLGAIRQTNAALRLQSEADFVRFLEENQREAPAIYQEIRKVNLAWLQIDEERARELDLGKNECAASKACASAQRH